In one Bacillus sp. SM2101 genomic region, the following are encoded:
- the fmt gene encoding methionyl-tRNA formyltransferase: MTRVVFMGTPDFSVPVLQQLINDGYDVIAVVTQPDRPKGRKRVLTPPPVKVEAEKHGIPILQPERLSLKDEYDKVLSLQPDLIVTAAFGQLLPIEILETPKFGCINVHASLLPELRGGAPIHYAIMEGKKKSGITIMYMEKKLDAGDIITQVEVPIAETDHVGTLHDKLSVAGAKLLSETVPLLLNNEIKATKQHEDEVTFAYNIKREQEKIDWSRPGDAIYNQIRGLHPWPVAYTMLDGQVMKVWWGEKLSTHNDHVAGTITSIEQDGFIVSTGDDTSIKITELQPAGKKRMTAEEYLRGMGSSLQVGVQLGEGHEKK; this comes from the coding sequence ATGACAAGAGTAGTATTTATGGGAACTCCAGATTTTTCTGTTCCCGTATTGCAACAATTAATTAATGATGGATACGACGTAATAGCAGTTGTAACACAACCAGATCGTCCGAAAGGAAGAAAGAGAGTTTTGACCCCACCCCCTGTGAAGGTGGAAGCTGAAAAGCATGGCATACCCATTTTACAACCAGAAAGGCTTAGTTTAAAAGATGAGTATGATAAGGTGCTCAGTTTACAACCAGATTTAATTGTGACGGCAGCTTTCGGTCAACTTTTACCGATAGAAATACTAGAAACTCCTAAGTTTGGCTGTATTAATGTTCATGCTTCACTACTTCCTGAACTTAGGGGTGGTGCACCAATCCATTATGCTATTATGGAAGGGAAAAAGAAGTCTGGGATTACGATCATGTATATGGAAAAGAAGCTTGATGCTGGAGACATTATTACTCAAGTAGAGGTTCCAATAGCAGAAACTGATCATGTGGGTACATTACATGATAAGTTAAGTGTTGCTGGTGCTAAGCTATTATCAGAAACAGTTCCTTTGTTACTAAACAATGAGATTAAAGCAACAAAACAACATGAAGACGAAGTTACTTTTGCTTATAATATTAAGCGTGAACAAGAAAAAATAGATTGGTCTAGACCTGGAGATGCAATTTATAATCAGATTCGTGGCCTTCACCCATGGCCTGTAGCATATACAATGCTAGATGGACAGGTAATGAAAGTTTGGTGGGGAGAAAAGTTGAGTACACATAATGATCACGTAGCTGGAACAATCACCTCTATTGAACAGGATGGTTTTATCGTATCCACTGGCGATGATACTAGTATAAAAATTACTGAGCTACAGCCAGCAGGCAAGAAGCGCATGACTGCTGAAGAATATTTACGTGGCATGGGTTCTTCATTGCAAGTTGGTGTACAATTAGGAGAAGGACATGAAAAAAAGTAA
- the rsmB gene encoding 16S rRNA (cytosine(967)-C(5))-methyltransferase RsmB, producing MKKSNVRNVALDILLSIEKNQSYSNILLNRMIEKNHLNSKDIGLLTEIVYGTIQRKMTLDYFLRPFTQSKRKIEKWVYILLRMSAYQMVYLDRVPDRAIIFEAVEIAKQRGHKGISSMVNGVLRAFQREGAPSFAEITDPYERLAIETSHPKWLIKRWVDQLGYEATKQMCEVNLMPPVQTVRVNTNKLTKDELLAHLNNEGYDVVQGDLSDDAIKSMKGNLAKTTAFQEGLFTVQDESSMLVAKSLNVKEQNTILDACSAPGGKATHIAELLKNTGRVVSIDLHKHKVKLVQEQIDRLELSNVETNVLDSREVQQYYAQESFDRILVDAPCSGLGVVRRKPDIKYAKTEEDVLKLAEIQMSILKAVAPLLKKDGILVYSTCTIDKAENSDVINKFLLEHEDYEQDLTINERLPENVRPYVQNGQLQLLPHYFKTDGFYIACLRKRV from the coding sequence ATGAAAAAAAGTAATGTAAGAAATGTTGCACTTGATATACTACTTTCTATAGAAAAAAATCAATCGTATAGCAATATTTTATTAAATCGTATGATAGAAAAAAATCACCTAAATAGCAAAGATATCGGTCTTCTTACAGAAATAGTTTACGGGACGATTCAACGAAAAATGACGCTGGATTATTTTTTACGTCCGTTTACACAATCTAAACGTAAGATAGAAAAGTGGGTATACATCCTTTTAAGAATGTCTGCTTATCAAATGGTATACCTTGACCGTGTCCCTGACCGCGCGATCATTTTTGAAGCAGTAGAAATTGCCAAGCAACGGGGGCATAAAGGTATTTCTTCAATGGTAAACGGGGTTTTAAGAGCATTTCAACGGGAAGGAGCTCCTTCCTTCGCAGAAATTACGGATCCTTATGAGCGTCTAGCTATTGAAACGAGTCACCCTAAATGGCTCATCAAACGCTGGGTTGACCAATTAGGTTATGAAGCTACTAAACAAATGTGTGAAGTAAATTTGATGCCTCCAGTTCAAACTGTTAGAGTGAATACGAATAAGTTGACGAAAGACGAGCTGTTAGCCCATCTAAATAATGAAGGATATGATGTTGTACAAGGTGATCTGTCAGACGATGCAATAAAAAGTATGAAAGGAAATCTTGCGAAAACAACAGCCTTCCAAGAAGGTTTGTTCACCGTCCAAGATGAAAGCTCTATGCTTGTAGCTAAATCTTTAAATGTAAAGGAGCAGAACACTATTCTTGATGCGTGTAGTGCGCCAGGGGGGAAGGCTACACATATAGCGGAACTATTAAAAAATACAGGACGAGTTGTGTCCATTGATCTTCATAAACATAAGGTGAAGCTTGTTCAAGAGCAGATAGATAGGTTAGAGCTGTCAAATGTTGAAACAAATGTGCTTGATAGCAGAGAAGTTCAGCAATATTATGCGCAAGAAAGCTTTGATAGAATTCTTGTTGATGCACCTTGTTCGGGGCTAGGAGTTGTTAGAAGAAAACCGGACATCAAGTATGCCAAGACAGAGGAAGATGTATTGAAGTTAGCGGAAATCCAAATGAGTATTTTAAAAGCTGTAGCACCTTTATTAAAAAAAGATGGGATATTGGTATATAGTACATGTACAATAGATAAAGCTGAAAATAGCGATGTCATCAATAAGTTCTTACTAGAACATGAAGATTATGAACAGGATTTAACAATTAATGAGAGGCTCCCAGAAAATGTACGTCCATATGTTCAAAATGGACAGCTTCAGCTTTTGCCTCATTATTTTAAAACAGATGGTTTTTATATAGCATGTTTAAGAAAGCGGGTGTAA
- the rlmN gene encoding 23S rRNA (adenine(2503)-C(2))-methyltransferase RlmN, whose translation MEDTTKTEQKNNTTNDVIKPSIYSLKLEELQSWLKSNGEKSYRAKQVFEWLYIKRVDSFDDMTNLSKSLRELLVQHFSITTLKTIIQQTSSDGTMKFLFELYDGYSIETVLMTHNYGNSVCVTTQVGCRIGCTFCASTLGGLKRNLTAGEIVAQVVTVQKALDELNERVSHVVIMGIGEPFDNYDQMLSFLKIINDDAGLNIGARHITVSTSGIIPKIYQFADENMQINFAISLHAPNSDIRSNLMPINRAYKLPELMDAVRYYIDKTGRRVSFEYGLFGGVNDQVEHAEELAKLIKGINCHVNLIPVNYVPERDYVRTPKNQIFAFEKTLKKRGINVTIRREHGHDIDAACGQLRAKERKEETR comes from the coding sequence ATGGAAGATACAACAAAAACAGAACAAAAGAACAATACAACTAATGATGTGATTAAACCTTCTATTTACTCGTTGAAATTAGAAGAATTACAAAGCTGGCTCAAGTCGAATGGTGAAAAGTCTTATAGAGCTAAACAGGTTTTTGAATGGCTTTATATAAAAAGGGTTGATTCATTCGATGATATGACCAACTTATCAAAAAGTTTGAGAGAATTATTGGTGCAACATTTTTCGATCACTACTCTAAAAACGATTATTCAACAAACATCATCGGATGGAACGATGAAGTTTTTATTCGAATTGTATGATGGTTACTCAATAGAAACCGTGTTAATGACGCATAATTATGGAAATTCTGTTTGTGTAACTACACAGGTTGGATGTCGAATAGGTTGCACATTTTGTGCATCAACTTTAGGTGGTCTAAAACGAAATCTTACTGCCGGCGAAATCGTTGCACAAGTTGTAACAGTTCAAAAGGCGTTAGATGAATTAAATGAACGTGTCAGTCATGTTGTGATAATGGGTATTGGTGAACCATTTGATAATTATGATCAAATGCTATCCTTTCTAAAAATTATCAATGATGATGCAGGTTTAAACATAGGTGCGAGACACATTACGGTTTCAACGAGTGGTATTATTCCTAAAATTTATCAATTTGCAGATGAGAACATGCAAATTAATTTTGCTATATCACTACATGCACCAAATTCAGATATAAGAAGTAATTTAATGCCTATTAATAGGGCTTATAAATTGCCAGAATTAATGGATGCGGTACGTTATTATATTGACAAAACGGGAAGGCGCGTATCATTTGAATATGGTTTGTTTGGTGGGGTCAATGATCAAGTTGAACACGCAGAAGAGTTGGCCAAGCTGATAAAAGGAATTAACTGTCATGTGAACTTAATTCCAGTTAACTATGTGCCAGAACGCGATTATGTACGCACACCGAAAAACCAAATATTTGCTTTTGAGAAAACGTTGAAGAAACGTGGAATCAATGTAACGATCAGACGTGAACATGGACATGATATCGATGCAGCCTGTGGTCAATTACGTGCAAAGGAACGTAAAGAGGAGACGAGGTGA
- a CDS encoding Stp1/IreP family PP2C-type Ser/Thr phosphatase: MNSAFLTDKGKVRPHNEDNGGIFKNQHGDLLVIVADGMGGHRAGDVASEMTSNQLRDFWENNERINTPEEAEKWMMEHVVKVNEALFKHAHDNPHCNGMGTTLVVALCTSNFTTVGHIGDSRCYLLNDTGFSQLTEDHSLVNELVRSGQITKEDAEHHPRKNVLLRALGTEEDIKLDIKTIILEEDDILLLCSDGLSNKISEDEFTSTLQSDLSLSEKAHAFIDLANEHGGEDNITLSIIEYTSEYESR, encoded by the coding sequence GTGAATTCAGCATTTCTCACAGACAAGGGGAAAGTTCGTCCTCATAACGAGGATAATGGTGGGATATTCAAAAATCAACATGGAGATCTTCTTGTAATCGTAGCAGACGGTATGGGAGGTCACAGAGCAGGTGATGTTGCTAGTGAAATGACGAGTAATCAATTACGAGATTTTTGGGAGAACAATGAACGTATCAACACACCAGAAGAAGCTGAGAAGTGGATGATGGAGCATGTCGTGAAAGTGAACGAAGCTCTGTTTAAACATGCTCATGACAATCCTCACTGTAATGGAATGGGTACAACTTTAGTCGTAGCATTATGCACATCTAACTTTACAACAGTTGGGCATATTGGTGATAGTCGTTGTTACCTTCTAAATGATACGGGCTTTTCTCAGCTTACAGAAGACCATTCTTTAGTTAACGAATTGGTCCGTTCAGGTCAAATCACCAAAGAAGACGCAGAACATCATCCAAGAAAAAATGTTTTACTTAGAGCGTTAGGAACTGAGGAGGATATCAAACTCGACATAAAGACCATTATTTTAGAAGAGGATGATATACTCCTATTATGCTCCGATGGACTATCTAATAAAATATCAGAAGATGAATTTACCTCGACATTACAGTCTGACCTTTCGTTAAGTGAGAAAGCTCATGCATTCATCGATCTTGCTAACGAGCATGGGGGCGAGGACAATATAACGCTTTCGATCATCGAATATACATCGGAATATGAGAGCAGGTGA
- the pknB gene encoding Stk1 family PASTA domain-containing Ser/Thr kinase, with translation MLIGKRLNDRYDLVEVVGGGGMANVYLAKDMILDREVAIKVLRLDFSHDEDFIRRFRREAQAATSLSHPNIVTIYDVGEEDNIYYIVMEYVRGKTLKQYIQAYAPLSVQETLNIMEQLTSAISHAHQNQIVHRDIKPQNILVNNNGTVKITDFGIAMALSSTTITHTNSVLGSVHYLSPEQARGGLANKKSDIYSLGIVMFELLTGEIPFSGESVVSIALKHLQSETPSPKRWNPDIPQSVENIILKSTAKDTLHRYDSVDNMEADIRSALDPQKMTEEKFTLPVEDDEVTKAIPVLTNEKLLANEKTKVQEPQQPSSEETKQLKKNKRKRLPMIITTTFFMLVIAAVLAVTLIPSLLTPDDVAVPDVKNMEYDEAVKKLEALDLVITKTIDQTSDEVIESLVIKTDPEDGAMVKPGAGINIYRSSGKEKFEFGDYIGDDYNRTKDQLQEKHNFTDVTKREQSSDEYDAGIIIDQSPDPDSLVIPDEQEVIFTVSKGPEKIILKDLTLRSQKGVNDYAEETGLNIKIEDEFDDEVAKGLVFKQSPQEGTELDKGAEVIVYLSKGKEEEPEEPEETIKTLEQTFIIPFEPKYDGDTFNEIVIYIDDAERYINEVYDKFDITETIDKKIEFIIEKGGKAEYKILRDKIILYEETIRYKDIQD, from the coding sequence ATGTTAATTGGAAAACGTCTAAATGATAGATATGATCTTGTTGAGGTGGTCGGTGGAGGGGGAATGGCTAACGTTTACCTTGCCAAAGATATGATTCTTGACAGGGAGGTTGCCATCAAAGTTTTGCGCTTAGATTTTTCTCATGATGAGGATTTCATAAGACGCTTTCGACGAGAAGCCCAAGCTGCAACGAGCTTATCCCACCCTAATATAGTGACGATTTATGATGTGGGAGAAGAGGATAATATTTATTACATTGTTATGGAGTATGTACGTGGAAAAACATTGAAGCAATATATTCAAGCATACGCTCCTTTGTCAGTGCAGGAAACTTTAAATATTATGGAACAATTGACATCAGCAATTTCTCACGCTCACCAAAACCAAATCGTTCACCGAGACATTAAACCACAAAATATATTAGTTAACAATAACGGAACAGTGAAAATTACGGACTTCGGTATAGCAATGGCATTAAGCTCAACTACGATTACACATACTAATTCTGTATTAGGTTCTGTTCATTATTTATCTCCTGAACAAGCGCGTGGTGGTTTGGCGAATAAAAAATCTGATATCTATTCATTAGGTATTGTCATGTTTGAATTGTTGACCGGAGAAATACCATTCTCTGGCGAGTCTGTAGTGTCTATCGCACTAAAACATTTACAATCAGAAACACCATCACCAAAAAGGTGGAATCCGGACATCCCTCAAAGTGTAGAAAATATTATTTTAAAATCTACTGCAAAAGATACATTGCATAGGTATGATTCTGTAGACAACATGGAAGCTGATATAAGATCAGCTCTTGATCCGCAGAAAATGACAGAAGAAAAATTTACACTGCCTGTTGAAGATGATGAGGTTACGAAAGCGATTCCGGTGTTAACTAACGAGAAGTTGTTAGCTAATGAAAAAACAAAGGTACAAGAGCCACAACAGCCATCATCTGAGGAAACAAAACAACTTAAAAAAAACAAGCGAAAAAGACTTCCTATGATTATTACTACGACGTTTTTTATGTTAGTCATTGCGGCGGTCTTAGCTGTGACCCTTATTCCTTCTTTATTAACACCAGATGATGTTGCAGTACCCGACGTTAAAAATATGGAGTACGATGAAGCTGTAAAAAAGCTTGAAGCATTAGATCTTGTTATTACAAAAACAATAGATCAAACAAGTGATGAAGTCATTGAAAGCCTTGTTATTAAGACTGATCCTGAAGACGGTGCTATGGTAAAACCTGGTGCAGGAATAAATATTTATAGAAGCAGTGGGAAAGAAAAATTTGAGTTTGGTGATTATATAGGGGACGATTACAACAGAACAAAAGACCAATTGCAAGAAAAACATAATTTTACAGATGTTACTAAAAGGGAACAGTCAAGTGATGAATATGATGCTGGAATAATCATTGATCAATCCCCAGATCCGGATTCCCTTGTCATACCTGATGAGCAGGAAGTAATTTTTACTGTCAGTAAGGGACCCGAAAAAATAATATTGAAGGATTTGACTCTAAGATCACAAAAAGGAGTCAACGACTATGCTGAAGAAACAGGTTTAAATATTAAAATAGAAGATGAATTTGATGATGAAGTCGCAAAAGGTTTGGTTTTTAAACAATCACCACAAGAAGGTACAGAGTTAGATAAAGGTGCTGAAGTGATAGTTTATTTATCAAAGGGCAAAGAGGAAGAACCAGAAGAACCAGAAGAGACCATAAAGACGCTTGAACAAACTTTTATAATACCTTTTGAGCCTAAATATGACGGAGATACATTTAATGAAATCGTTATTTATATTGACGATGCGGAAAGATATATAAATGAGGTATACGATAAATTCGATATAACTGAAACGATTGATAAAAAAATTGAGTTTATTATAGAGAAAGGCGGCAAAGCAGAATATAAAATTTTGCGTGATAAAATAATTCTTTATGAAGAAACGATTCGATACAAAGATATTCAAGACTAG
- the rsgA gene encoding ribosome small subunit-dependent GTPase A codes for MLEGKIIKALSGFYYVYNDGQTVQCRGRGVFRKKNITPLVGDQVVYQADNDQEGYILDIKERKNELNRPPIANVDQAILVFSAFEPAFSTALLDRFLVLIESKNIEPLICISKIDLASETLIQEIHQYADDYRQIGYEVVLTSSITTEGIQKLTPFLNNHISVFAGQSGVGKSSLLNALRPELELKTDDISSHLGRGKHTTRHVELLSIGNGLVADTPGFSSLDFTDIEANELSYCFPEMSDISSRCKFRGCTHVSEPKCAVKDAVKSGTIASYRYDHYIHFLQEINDRKPRY; via the coding sequence ATGCTAGAAGGTAAAATCATCAAAGCTTTGAGTGGATTTTATTACGTGTATAACGATGGACAAACGGTTCAATGTCGAGGTAGAGGTGTATTTCGAAAAAAAAATATTACACCACTAGTTGGTGATCAAGTTGTCTATCAAGCAGATAATGATCAAGAAGGATATATATTGGACATTAAGGAACGGAAAAATGAATTAAACCGTCCGCCAATTGCTAATGTTGATCAGGCAATCTTAGTATTTTCTGCATTTGAGCCTGCTTTTAGCACAGCATTACTAGATCGTTTTTTAGTATTGATAGAGTCAAAGAATATTGAGCCGCTTATTTGTATAAGTAAAATTGATTTAGCCAGTGAGACATTGATTCAAGAAATTCACCAATATGCTGATGATTATCGCCAAATTGGATATGAAGTAGTTTTGACATCGTCGATTACAACGGAAGGTATTCAAAAGCTCACACCTTTCTTGAATAACCATATTTCTGTTTTTGCAGGCCAATCTGGTGTTGGGAAATCTTCATTACTCAATGCACTCAGGCCAGAGTTGGAATTAAAGACAGACGATATTTCTTCACATCTAGGGAGAGGAAAACATACGACACGTCATGTGGAGTTATTATCCATCGGTAATGGGTTAGTCGCCGATACCCCAGGATTTAGTTCTTTGGATTTTACCGATATTGAAGCGAATGAGCTTTCTTATTGTTTCCCCGAGATGAGCGACATAAGTTCACGTTGTAAATTTCGGGGATGCACTCATGTATCGGAACCTAAGTGTGCTGTAAAAGATGCTGTAAAATCCGGTACTATAGCTTCTTATCGATATGATCACTATATTCATTTTTTACAAGAAATTAATGATAGAAAGCCGAGGTATTAA
- the rpe gene encoding ribulose-phosphate 3-epimerase, producing the protein MIKVAPSVLAADFSRLADEITDVVEGGADYIHIDVMDGHFVPNITIGPLIVDAIRPITNIPLDVHLMIENPDTYIPLFAKAGADIISVHVEACPHLHRTIHLIKEHGVKAGVVLNPSTPVESIQHILEDIDLVLLMTVNPGFGGQQFIRSVVPKIEAVSKMIQDKRLQVEIEVDGGVNVETAPICVEAGANVLVAGSAVYNKQNRKEAIESIRGIN; encoded by the coding sequence ATGATAAAGGTAGCACCTTCAGTATTAGCAGCAGATTTTTCACGATTAGCGGATGAAATAACAGATGTGGTTGAAGGAGGCGCTGATTATATTCATATTGATGTGATGGATGGGCATTTTGTCCCAAACATTACAATAGGCCCTCTAATCGTTGATGCGATTCGTCCAATTACAAATATACCGCTAGATGTTCATCTAATGATTGAGAATCCAGATACATACATTCCATTGTTCGCAAAGGCAGGAGCTGATATTATTTCAGTTCACGTAGAAGCATGTCCTCATTTGCATAGGACCATTCACCTTATTAAAGAACACGGCGTGAAGGCTGGTGTAGTCCTTAATCCATCAACTCCAGTTGAATCAATTCAACATATTCTAGAAGATATTGATTTAGTATTACTAATGACAGTGAACCCAGGTTTTGGAGGTCAACAATTTATACGTTCAGTTGTTCCGAAAATAGAAGCAGTATCAAAGATGATACAAGATAAAAGGTTACAAGTTGAAATTGAGGTTGACGGTGGTGTAAATGTTGAAACAGCCCCAATATGCGTAGAAGCAGGAGCAAATGTCTTAGTGGCTGGATCTGCAGTGTATAATAAACAAAATCGTAAAGAGGCTATTGAGAGTATCCGAGGGATAAACTAA
- a CDS encoding thiamine diphosphokinase has translation MIINIVGGGPVRYVPSLQQYNCEECLWVGADRGVLYLIHSDIVPRHAFGDFDSITADEMRYIEQQLKHVHIFPEEKDLTDIEIALQWALAQQPTTIQLFGCSGGRLDHLLGNIQLLVNGLAKDVQIHLIDTQNIVTMYEPGSYSVKKHESYRYISFLPFSKEIEQLSLSGFKYPLENCHIKLGSTLCISNELNDDRGTFSFTSGILLMVRSTD, from the coding sequence ATGATCATAAATATTGTAGGTGGAGGTCCTGTTCGTTATGTTCCGTCACTTCAGCAGTATAACTGTGAAGAGTGCTTATGGGTTGGTGCTGACAGAGGTGTGTTATATTTAATCCATTCAGATATTGTTCCGAGACATGCATTTGGAGACTTTGATTCTATTACAGCAGATGAGATGAGGTATATTGAACAACAGCTAAAACACGTTCATATATTTCCGGAAGAAAAAGATTTAACTGATATAGAAATTGCTCTTCAATGGGCTTTAGCACAACAACCAACAACCATTCAACTGTTTGGCTGTTCTGGGGGGAGATTAGATCATCTGTTAGGCAATATACAGCTTCTCGTGAATGGACTGGCAAAAGACGTACAAATTCATTTAATTGATACCCAAAATATTGTGACGATGTATGAACCAGGTTCATACTCTGTAAAAAAACATGAAAGTTATCGTTACATATCTTTTCTTCCTTTTTCTAAAGAAATAGAGCAACTATCATTATCTGGGTTTAAATATCCATTAGAAAATTGTCATATTAAATTAGGGTCGACATTATGTATTAGTAATGAACTAAATGATGATCGAGGTACTTTTTCATTTACTAGTGGCATATTATTGATGGTAAGAAGCACAGACTGA
- the spoVM gene encoding stage V sporulation protein SpoVM — MKFYTIKLPRFLGGIIRAMLGTFKKKE, encoded by the coding sequence ATGAAATTTTATACGATTAAATTACCGAGATTTTTAGGTGGAATTATTAGAGCAATGCTTGGGACTTTTAAGAAAAAGGAATAG
- the rpmB gene encoding 50S ribosomal protein L28 has product MARKCVVTGRKTRSGNARSHAMNATKRKWGANLQKVRILVDGKPKRVYVSARALKSGKVERV; this is encoded by the coding sequence ATGGCACGTAAATGTGTTGTTACTGGTAGAAAGACTCGTTCAGGTAATGCACGTTCCCATGCAATGAACGCTACAAAGCGCAAATGGGGTGCGAACCTTCAAAAAGTACGTATTTTAGTTGACGGAAAACCTAAACGTGTATATGTATCTGCTAGAGCTCTAAAATCTGGTAAGGTAGAACGCGTTTAA
- a CDS encoding Asp23/Gls24 family envelope stress response protein yields MSIELKTKYGQIEILNDVVATIAGGAAIDCYGIVGMASKNQIKDGLTDILRKDNFTKGVIVRQVDDNLQIDMYIIVGYGTKISEVANNVQTKVKYTLDQTIGLAVDAVNIYVQGVRVTNA; encoded by the coding sequence ATGTCCATTGAACTAAAAACAAAATACGGGCAGATTGAAATCTTGAACGATGTGGTTGCAACGATTGCTGGCGGAGCTGCAATAGACTGCTACGGGATAGTTGGTATGGCATCAAAGAATCAAATTAAAGATGGCTTAACGGACATATTACGCAAAGATAATTTTACCAAGGGAGTCATTGTTCGACAAGTGGATGATAACCTTCAGATTGATATGTATATTATAGTTGGTTATGGAACGAAGATTTCCGAGGTTGCAAATAATGTACAAACAAAAGTGAAATATACGTTAGATCAAACAATCGGACTAGCAGTAGACGCTGTAAATATTTATGTACAAGGAGTTCGTGTTACGAACGCATAG